A portion of the Parasedimentitalea marina genome contains these proteins:
- the urtA gene encoding urea ABC transporter substrate-binding protein — translation MTFLKKTAASVLALSVMSGAALAGDTIKVGVLHSLSGTMAISETTLKDTMLMLIEEQNAKGGLLGKQLEAVVVDPASDWPLFAEKARELISVHEVDVIFGNWTSVSRKSVLPVIEELNGLLFYPVQYEGEESSKNVFYTGAAPNQQAIPATDYFLEELGVEKFALLGTDYVYPRTTNNILEAYLQEKGVADSDIFVNYTPFGHSDWSKIVADVVALGADGKKVGVISTINGDANIGFYKELAAAGISADDIPVIAFSVGEEELSGLDTSNLVGHLAAWNYFQSADTEVNEAFVAKWKQTMGEERVTNDPMEAHYIGFNMWVNAATAAATVDVDAVRSAMYGQEFGNLTGGTAVMLPNHHLAKPVLIGEIQDDGQFDIISQTDEVAGDAWTDFLPESSVLKSDWNELGCGMYNTTTKTCVQTLSNY, via the coding sequence ATGACTTTTCTAAAGAAAACCGCCGCCAGCGTGTTGGCCCTTAGCGTGATGTCTGGCGCTGCACTGGCCGGTGACACCATCAAAGTTGGCGTTCTGCACTCGCTGTCCGGCACCATGGCGATTTCGGAAACGACGCTGAAAGACACCATGCTGATGTTAATCGAAGAGCAAAACGCCAAAGGTGGCTTGCTGGGCAAGCAGCTGGAAGCGGTGGTTGTCGATCCGGCCTCGGATTGGCCGCTGTTCGCTGAAAAGGCTCGCGAACTGATCTCGGTACACGAGGTTGATGTTATCTTCGGCAACTGGACTTCGGTGTCGCGTAAATCGGTTCTGCCGGTGATCGAAGAGTTGAACGGGTTGCTGTTCTACCCGGTTCAATACGAAGGCGAAGAAAGCTCGAAGAACGTATTCTATACCGGCGCTGCGCCAAATCAGCAGGCAATCCCGGCCACGGATTACTTCCTCGAGGAACTGGGCGTGGAAAAATTCGCACTGCTGGGCACTGACTACGTCTATCCGCGTACCACCAACAATATTCTTGAGGCCTATCTGCAGGAAAAAGGCGTCGCCGACAGTGATATCTTCGTCAACTACACGCCGTTTGGACACTCGGACTGGTCCAAGATCGTTGCTGACGTTGTGGCGCTGGGCGCTGATGGCAAGAAGGTCGGGGTGATCTCGACTATCAACGGTGACGCCAACATCGGTTTCTACAAAGAACTGGCCGCTGCTGGCATCTCGGCGGACGATATTCCGGTCATTGCCTTCTCGGTGGGTGAAGAAGAACTGTCGGGACTGGACACATCCAACCTGGTGGGTCACCTGGCAGCCTGGAACTACTTTCAGTCAGCAGACACCGAAGTCAACGAAGCCTTTGTCGCCAAGTGGAAACAGACCATGGGCGAAGAGCGTGTGACCAACGATCCAATGGAGGCGCATTATATCGGCTTCAACATGTGGGTGAATGCTGCAACGGCTGCTGCGACCGTAGATGTCGATGCTGTGCGCAGCGCGATGTATGGCCAGGAGTTCGGGAACCTGACTGGCGGCACTGCCGTTATGCTGCCCAATCACCACCTGGCCAAGCCAGTTCTGATTGGTGAAATTCAGGACGATGGTCAATTCGACATCATCAGCCAGACCGACGAAGTTGCAGGCGATGCCTGGACCGACTTCCTGCCGGAATCTTCGGTGCTGAAGTCCGATTGGAACGAGCTGGGCTGTGGAATGTACAACACCACAACCAAGACCTGCGTTCAGACATTGTCGAACTACTAA
- the urtB gene encoding urea ABC transporter permease subunit UrtB yields the protein MIRLLFACIALTCWGQIGPAQGLSVQQILQQNKTLVETASRKTIGPVIDAIAVSNLPQAQGFLEAWGRKAIWQRRSDGLFFIGTEVAKRQYALRDPDSGDGVGDFAKADLKQLKPNSGVRALIATALVQFQLSDADPAKRAEALLAIERAPSGDHLTPLRASLADEPDAVLKARKSRLERLLTIAFDPDPATRVAAIQSFDGDLGVDLRATLNPLVVRTLNATAGELPKGVNIARILTPGGEDLDRTRAYDLLIEAKLAAAPTTPSDIRAALVEHFDTGFVAQIAIDQLADPGLRRRAYDRLAAQSLVPVFIGDDDITRSLNTYIFYEVFSEASATVTTAAELALADIALKVGMNQALDLGLDAVSLASIYFLAAIGLAITFGVMGVINMAHGEFIMMGAYTGYVVQQVIPNHTASILVALPLAFAVTFAAGVAMERLVIRYLYNRPLETLLATFGISIALQQLAKNIFGTQARPLTAPSWLDGAWVMNDVVSISYIRIAIFILAMLFLGVFLFIMKRTRLGLETRTVTQNPRMAASMGINPERVNMLTFGLGSGIAGVAGVAIGLFAKVTSELGNDYIVQSFMTVVVGGVGNIWGALAGATMIGFLQKGIEWGNPSNTLAAQTYMIIFIIIFIQFRPRGIIALKGRAAGD from the coding sequence ATGATACGACTACTCTTTGCGTGCATTGCACTGACGTGCTGGGGCCAGATTGGGCCTGCTCAAGGCCTGTCGGTGCAGCAGATCCTGCAGCAGAATAAAACCCTGGTCGAGACAGCCTCGCGTAAGACCATCGGGCCGGTGATCGACGCCATCGCCGTTAGTAACCTACCGCAAGCGCAAGGGTTCCTTGAGGCTTGGGGGCGCAAAGCGATTTGGCAGAGACGCTCGGATGGTTTGTTTTTTATTGGAACGGAGGTGGCCAAGCGGCAATATGCGCTGAGAGACCCGGACAGTGGCGACGGCGTCGGAGACTTTGCCAAGGCGGACCTGAAACAGCTGAAACCCAACAGCGGCGTGCGAGCACTGATTGCCACTGCGCTGGTACAGTTTCAGCTGAGTGACGCAGATCCGGCCAAACGGGCCGAGGCCCTGCTGGCCATAGAACGCGCACCATCGGGTGACCATCTGACCCCTCTGCGTGCCTCTCTTGCGGATGAACCGGATGCTGTTCTAAAGGCGCGAAAGTCGCGGTTGGAACGGTTGTTGACCATTGCCTTTGATCCGGACCCTGCCACCCGTGTTGCCGCAATCCAGTCATTTGACGGTGATCTGGGGGTGGACCTGCGAGCGACGCTTAATCCACTGGTGGTCAGAACCCTGAACGCCACCGCGGGTGAGTTGCCCAAGGGCGTCAATATCGCCAGAATTCTAACCCCTGGAGGCGAGGATCTGGACCGTACCCGCGCCTATGATCTGCTGATTGAAGCCAAATTGGCCGCCGCGCCCACAACCCCCAGCGATATCCGGGCTGCCTTGGTTGAACATTTCGACACTGGCTTCGTTGCCCAGATCGCTATCGATCAGCTTGCCGATCCGGGCCTGCGCCGTCGGGCCTATGATCGACTTGCTGCGCAATCCCTGGTGCCCGTATTCATCGGTGACGATGACATTACCCGGTCGCTGAACACCTATATTTTCTATGAGGTCTTTTCCGAGGCATCAGCAACAGTCACAACAGCCGCCGAATTAGCGCTGGCAGATATCGCGCTAAAGGTTGGTATGAACCAGGCGTTGGATCTGGGGCTGGACGCGGTCTCGCTGGCCTCAATCTACTTTCTGGCCGCCATCGGGCTGGCCATCACCTTTGGGGTGATGGGCGTGATCAACATGGCCCATGGTGAGTTCATCATGATGGGGGCCTACACCGGCTACGTGGTGCAACAGGTCATTCCCAACCACACCGCATCCATCCTTGTCGCCCTGCCGCTGGCCTTTGCGGTGACCTTTGCCGCCGGCGTCGCGATGGAGCGCCTGGTGATCCGGTATCTCTATAACCGCCCGCTGGAAACCCTGCTGGCCACCTTTGGAATCTCGATTGCCCTGCAACAGCTGGCCAAGAACATCTTTGGTACCCAGGCGCGTCCATTGACCGCTCCGAGCTGGCTGGATGGGGCCTGGGTGATGAATGATGTGGTGTCGATCAGTTACATCCGCATCGCCATCTTCATTCTGGCGATGCTCTTTCTGGGGGTGTTTCTGTTCATCATGAAGCGCACCCGTCTGGGGCTGGAAACCCGCACCGTAACCCAAAACCCGCGCATGGCGGCGTCGATGGGCATCAACCCTGAGCGCGTCAACATGTTGACCTTTGGTCTGGGCTCGGGGATTGCGGGCGTGGCTGGAGTTGCCATCGGGTTGTTCGCCAAGGTCACGTCTGAGCTGGGCAACGATTACATCGTGCAAAGCTTTATGACCGTAGTTGTCGGCGGTGTTGGCAATATCTGGGGCGCGCTAGCTGGTGCCACCATGATTGGCTTCCTGCAAAAAGGCATCGAGTGGGGCAACCCGTCCAACACCCTGGCCGCGCAGACCTACATGATCATCTTCATCATCATTTTCATCCAGTTCAGACCCCGCGGCATCATCGCGCTTAAGGGTCGTGCGGCAGGAGACTAA
- the urtC gene encoding urea ABC transporter permease subunit UrtC, which yields MRTSFIAKNPSVLFFLLALAAFTITVTILSEGFGIGVISTSFIKTLGKTLCLCLIAVAMDLVWGFTGILSLGHFAFFGLGGYMIGMWLMYERTRLIVTEALMQGQIPPTEVEIIDGIGSQIFGVVGSNEFPLIWSFADSLGLQLLLVLLVPGILALVFGWLAFRSRVTGVYLSILTQAMTLALALYLFQNDSGLRGNNGLSGLQNLPGVGASQAVVSMWFFLASALALALGYMLAAWIVSGKFGSVIRGIRDNETRVRFLGYSVEAFKLAVFTLTACIAAIAGALYYPQAGIINPAEIVPIASIYLAVWVAIGGRGRLYGAVIGAGFVSLISTWFTGGQAPDIALGIYTIKWVDWWLVLLGLSFVGVTLFAPKGIGGLFDLFKKGSKT from the coding sequence ATGCGAACATCCTTTATCGCGAAAAACCCGTCGGTGCTGTTCTTCCTGCTTGCTTTGGCCGCCTTTACCATCACGGTCACCATTCTGTCCGAAGGCTTTGGCATCGGGGTGATCTCGACCAGCTTCATCAAGACGCTGGGTAAGACGCTGTGCCTGTGCCTGATCGCCGTTGCAATGGATCTGGTCTGGGGCTTTACGGGTATCCTAAGCCTTGGCCATTTCGCCTTTTTTGGACTGGGTGGTTATATGATCGGCATGTGGCTGATGTATGAGCGCACCCGCCTGATCGTGACCGAGGCGCTGATGCAGGGGCAGATCCCGCCAACCGAGGTTGAGATTATCGATGGTATCGGCAGCCAGATCTTTGGCGTGGTTGGCAGCAATGAGTTCCCACTGATCTGGAGTTTCGCCGACAGTCTGGGCCTGCAACTGCTGCTGGTGCTGTTGGTGCCGGGCATCCTTGCATTGGTGTTTGGCTGGCTGGCCTTTCGCAGTCGCGTGACTGGCGTGTACCTGTCAATTCTGACCCAGGCGATGACATTGGCCTTGGCGCTGTACCTGTTCCAGAATGACAGCGGCTTGCGCGGCAACAACGGTTTGTCCGGCTTGCAAAACCTGCCGGGCGTCGGGGCGTCGCAGGCTGTCGTGTCGATGTGGTTCTTCCTTGCCTCTGCCCTTGCGTTGGCGCTGGGCTATATGCTGGCGGCCTGGATTGTGTCGGGCAAGTTCGGCTCGGTCATTCGCGGTATCCGCGACAACGAAACGCGGGTGCGGTTCCTTGGCTATTCGGTTGAGGCTTTCAAGCTGGCCGTGTTCACCCTGACCGCCTGTATCGCGGCGATTGCCGGCGCGCTGTACTATCCGCAGGCGGGTATTATCAACCCGGCGGAAATCGTGCCGATTGCCTCGATCTATCTGGCGGTCTGGGTCGCCATCGGCGGGCGTGGCCGTTTGTACGGCGCGGTGATCGGTGCGGGTTTTGTCAGCCTGATATCGACCTGGTTTACCGGCGGGCAGGCGCCTGACATCGCGTTGGGCATTTATACCATCAAATGGGTGGACTGGTGGCTGGTGCTGCTGGGCCTGTCCTTTGTCGGTGTCACCCTCTTCGCGCCGAAAGGCATTGGTGGGCTGTTTGACCTGTTCAAGAAAGGTAGCAAAACATGA
- the urtD gene encoding urea ABC transporter ATP-binding protein UrtD, whose product MSTLLEVSGVSVSFDGFKAINNLSFQIAETELRAVIGPNGAGKTTFMDIVTGKTRPNEGRVIWGEKSISLLRMSEAQIARAGIGRKFQKPTVFEDQTVRDNLLMALKKERGVLAVLLFRPSPADLARVDELAEEVGLACELDRLAGELSHGQKQWLEIGMLLAQEPRLLLVDEPAAGMTPEEREHTSALLVAAAKTRAVVVVEHDMEFVRRLDCKVTVLHEGAVLAEGSLDHVTANSDVIDVYLGR is encoded by the coding sequence ATGAGCACTCTTCTTGAAGTGTCCGGCGTTTCGGTCAGTTTTGATGGCTTTAAGGCGATCAACAACCTGTCATTTCAGATCGCCGAGACCGAGCTGCGCGCGGTGATCGGCCCCAATGGAGCGGGCAAGACCACATTTATGGACATTGTCACCGGCAAGACCCGCCCGAATGAGGGCAGGGTAATCTGGGGCGAGAAGTCGATCTCGTTGCTGCGCATGAGCGAAGCCCAAATTGCCCGTGCAGGGATCGGGCGCAAATTCCAGAAACCCACGGTGTTTGAGGATCAGACCGTACGCGATAACCTTCTGATGGCGCTGAAAAAAGAGCGCGGTGTTCTGGCGGTGCTGCTGTTTCGCCCCAGCCCGGCAGATCTGGCGCGTGTCGATGAGCTGGCCGAAGAGGTTGGACTGGCATGCGAGTTGGACCGCCTGGCTGGCGAGTTGAGCCATGGTCAGAAACAATGGCTGGAGATTGGCATGTTACTGGCGCAGGAGCCGCGTCTGTTGCTGGTGGATGAACCGGCAGCTGGCATGACCCCTGAGGAACGTGAGCATACCTCGGCACTCTTGGTGGCAGCGGCCAAAACCCGTGCGGTGGTGGTGGTGGAACACGACATGGAGTTCGTGCGTCGCCTTGATTGCAAGGTCACAGTTCTGCACGAAGGTGCGGTTCTGGCTGAGGGGTCATTGGATCACGTGACCGCAAATTCTGACGTCATCGACGTCTATCTGGGGCGATAA
- the urtE gene encoding urea ABC transporter ATP-binding subunit UrtE — translation MLKLQDLTLHYGHSQILRDITMQAHAGEITCVMGCNGVGKTSLMKAITGTHLRSGGQMWLDGQQYGTEPAHVLARAGIASVPQGRDIFPLLTVRENLETGFACLPRDQHQIPDHIFDLFPVLRDMINRRGGDLSGGQQQQLAIARALITRPKLLILDEPTEGIQPNIIQHIGEVIRLLRDQGDMAIILVEQFFDFAYGLADHCIVLRRGEIILEGAKDTLSREELLAGVSV, via the coding sequence ATGCTGAAACTTCAAGATCTCACGCTACACTATGGCCATTCGCAAATCCTGCGTGACATCACGATGCAGGCCCACGCGGGCGAAATCACCTGTGTGATGGGGTGCAACGGGGTCGGGAAAACCAGCCTGATGAAAGCGATCACCGGCACGCATCTGCGCTCGGGTGGGCAGATGTGGTTGGACGGCCAGCAATATGGCACCGAGCCCGCCCATGTTCTGGCCCGGGCTGGCATTGCCTCGGTGCCGCAGGGCAGGGATATCTTTCCCTTGCTGACCGTGCGCGAAAACCTGGAAACTGGCTTTGCCTGTCTGCCCCGGGATCAGCACCAAATTCCCGACCATATCTTTGACCTGTTCCCGGTGCTGCGTGATATGATCAACCGGCGAGGCGGGGATCTGTCTGGCGGCCAGCAACAACAGCTTGCTATCGCCCGCGCCCTGATTACCCGGCCGAAATTGCTGATCCTGGACGAACCAACCGAGGGTATTCAGCCCAATATCATCCAGCATATTGGCGAGGTCATCCGCCTGCTGCGCGATCAGGGTGATATGGCCATCATCCTGGTCGAGCAGTTCTTTGACTTTGCCTATGGGCTTGCCGATCACTGCATTGTGCTGCGCCGGGGCGAGATCATTCTGGAAGGTGCTAAAGACACACTGTCACGCGAAGAACTGCTTGCCGGTGTGTCGGTTTGA
- a CDS encoding aldo/keto reductase, producing the protein MTTCIKTPAGDPVSRFCFGTMQFGGKADIANSQALYEACRAVGLNFFDTADVYTDGTSETLLGGFVKAERDKVIIATKVGAEGGCSRDNILSRFDGCRQRLDMDYVDILYLHRWDANTPLEESFETLAELQQAGKIGAIGVSNYAAWQIMKAQAVAVGLGTKIDILQPMYSLVKRQAEVEMLPMAESEGFAVASYSPLGGGLLTGKYGPGDSDRNGADDKGRLVDNLMYKARYGVDWMHQAAQDLSALARDHAVDPATLAVAWVAAHSGITSPIISARSVTQLAPSLAALDYDLSDALKAQLTALTPTPAPATDRLEEV; encoded by the coding sequence ATGACCACATGCATTAAAACCCCCGCAGGCGACCCTGTCTCACGCTTTTGCTTTGGCACCATGCAATTTGGTGGCAAGGCTGACATTGCGAACAGTCAGGCGCTATATGAGGCCTGCCGGGCCGTTGGTCTAAATTTCTTCGACACAGCAGATGTTTACACCGATGGCACCTCTGAGACGCTGTTGGGAGGATTTGTCAAAGCCGAGCGGGATAAGGTGATCATAGCCACCAAGGTTGGTGCCGAGGGGGGCTGCAGCCGGGACAATATCCTGTCCCGGTTCGACGGATGCCGGCAGCGGTTGGATATGGATTATGTTGATATCCTGTATTTGCACCGCTGGGATGCGAACACGCCGCTAGAGGAAAGTTTTGAAACTCTGGCCGAGCTGCAGCAAGCGGGCAAGATCGGCGCAATTGGGGTGTCCAACTATGCGGCCTGGCAGATCATGAAAGCGCAGGCGGTCGCGGTGGGTTTGGGAACAAAGATCGACATTCTGCAGCCAATGTATAGCCTGGTCAAACGTCAGGCCGAGGTTGAAATGTTGCCAATGGCCGAAAGCGAGGGCTTTGCTGTGGCGTCTTATTCGCCGCTTGGCGGTGGGTTGCTGACTGGCAAATACGGCCCGGGCGACAGCGACAGGAATGGGGCTGACGACAAGGGGCGGCTGGTTGATAACTTGATGTACAAAGCCCGATATGGCGTCGACTGGATGCATCAGGCCGCTCAGGATCTGTCGGCTTTGGCAAGGGATCACGCTGTTGATCCAGCTACCCTGGCCGTGGCTTGGGTCGCGGCGCATTCGGGGATTACCAGCCCGATCATCAGTGCCCGGTCTGTGACGCAGCTTGCGCCCTCTCTGGCGGCGCTTGATTATGATTTGAGTGACGCACTTAAGGCCCAACTGACTGCGCTTACGCCAACCCCGGCCCCAGCAACAGATCGGTTGGAAGAAGTGTAG
- a CDS encoding sulfite exporter TauE/SafE family protein, translating into MEISEYFFVFTIPAVMFAGISKGGFGSGAAFASSSFLAIILDPGFALALMLPLLMLIDLASLRPYWGRWKLRESLLLLAGGLPGLAMGTLLYRSVDADAMRVLIGVISVGFVAWQMSTALRKRLADRPPMPEWAGALAGGVAGFTSFVSHAGGPPAAVYMLGRRMSKTEYQASSVLVFGILNSAKFIPYAFLGLFTLETLKLDLMLAPFALLGAWIGISLHDKIPEKFFFSMTYVFLTCTGLKLIWDGLT; encoded by the coding sequence ATGGAAATAAGCGAGTATTTCTTCGTCTTTACGATACCCGCAGTGATGTTTGCGGGCATCAGTAAGGGCGGATTTGGATCTGGTGCAGCTTTTGCCTCGTCATCGTTCCTGGCCATCATTCTTGATCCCGGTTTTGCACTGGCGCTGATGTTGCCATTGCTGATGCTGATCGATCTTGCCTCGCTCCGGCCTTATTGGGGCCGGTGGAAACTACGGGAGTCGCTCTTGTTATTGGCCGGTGGGCTGCCTGGTCTGGCAATGGGAACGCTGCTGTATCGTTCAGTAGATGCCGATGCCATGCGGGTGCTGATCGGTGTTATTTCAGTTGGATTTGTGGCCTGGCAAATGTCAACTGCGCTGCGCAAACGACTGGCTGACCGCCCGCCAATGCCAGAATGGGCCGGCGCCCTGGCCGGTGGGGTGGCGGGATTCACCAGCTTCGTCAGCCATGCGGGCGGCCCGCCGGCAGCCGTATATATGTTGGGCCGCCGGATGAGCAAAACCGAATATCAGGCTTCGTCCGTGCTGGTTTTTGGGATACTCAACTCCGCCAAGTTCATCCCCTATGCGTTTCTTGGGCTGTTCACCCTGGAAACCCTGAAACTGGATCTGATGCTGGCACCTTTTGCGCTGCTCGGCGCATGGATTGGTATCAGCCTGCACGATAAAATTCCCGAAAAATTCTTCTTTTCCATGACATATGTTTTTCTCACCTGCACAGGCCTCAAACTGATCTGGGATGGGTTGACCTAA
- a CDS encoding ABC transporter ATP-binding protein: protein MLEINDIQVAYGRVQALFGVTLTAKPGEILCILGRNGAGKTTIMKSIMGLLPLMSGSIALDGEVLSALPAHKIPTRRVGYVPQGRRLFAELTVAENIEMGMMTCKSGEDTREWVLDIFPRLRERLQQQANTLSGGEQQMLATARALCLRPKVLLLDEPTEGLQPSMIDQIRQVVVRMRDEGVAVILVEQRVDAVLSIADTVAFIEHGQTREMLDAAELRADPQKIHHYLGV from the coding sequence ATGCTTGAAATCAATGACATTCAGGTTGCCTATGGCCGCGTTCAGGCGCTGTTTGGCGTCACGCTGACGGCCAAGCCGGGCGAGATCCTGTGTATTCTGGGCCGCAATGGCGCCGGTAAAACAACCATCATGAAATCCATCATGGGGTTGCTGCCGCTGATGTCAGGCTCAATCGCGCTGGATGGTGAGGTCCTGAGCGCCCTGCCCGCCCACAAAATCCCCACCCGCCGGGTTGGCTATGTACCGCAGGGACGCCGGTTGTTTGCAGAGCTGACTGTGGCCGAGAACATCGAGATGGGCATGATGACCTGCAAATCGGGCGAAGACACCCGCGAGTGGGTCTTGGACATCTTCCCCCGCCTGCGTGAACGGTTGCAGCAACAGGCCAATACCCTATCAGGTGGCGAGCAGCAAATGCTGGCAACCGCCCGCGCCCTGTGCCTGCGGCCCAAGGTGCTGCTGCTGGACGAACCAACTGAGGGGCTGCAACCGTCGATGATCGATCAGATCCGGCAAGTTGTGGTGCGCATGCGCGACGAAGGTGTCGCGGTAATTCTGGTAGAACAGCGGGTGGATGCGGTGCTGTCGATCGCCGACACCGTCGCTTTTATAGAACACGGCCAGACCCGCGAAATGCTTGACGCCGCCGAGCTGCGCGCGGACCCGCAGAAAATCCATCACTATCTGGGCGTTTAA